One Qipengyuania aurantiaca genomic region harbors:
- a CDS encoding TonB-dependent receptor: MVAAPVAAQEVEETDGDSQVIIVTATKRDQAIQDVPFSINAQTQEDIQKSGANTLEDLSRNVAGLSVQNLGPGQSQVSVRGVSAGQVVRDQPGVKEQVGVYLDESVISLSLFTPDLDLFDLNRVETLRGPQGTLFGSGSVGGTIRYITNQPVIGVTEGQVEGNVNLVDGDDLGWHLKGAVNVPVGDKVAMRAVGYYTQYGGFINAIGPAGGEDVNDGERYGGRLAFRVDTGEGFSITPRLIYQKVSANGFNRQEIFNLYANPFTTPATVYDEREQYLKLREAFEDETLILDLVAEADLGPVIFTSVSSYTDRAILVSRDASALTGSVSVDLGYPDEGGIDLPSNLRDTTDVSAITQELRFSSDTGGPFQWVVGGFYSQTDRFYRQRLPTPGYAAVTDATLGAGTSAAVANGFDNLDSPYNADLPYDLAQIAIFGEGTYALTEAFDVTIGARWYDYEEEREFNSGGLFANGDNAFDRTESDGVSPRILLSYDLSDMVTLNAQASKGFRLGGVNDPLNVTLCSPADEALFGNFQSYEDETLWNYEVGAKATGNGFFANVAGFYNDISDLQVTLDAGSCSSRVVFNVPEAHTMGIEAEVGFEPVPGFDLMLSGSWIEAEFDSTISDDAALVTATGIREGNRLPSVPELQFTASGSYEWQLGAGSDAYIAASWSHVGNRYTQPADQENNPRTFVHGLAYRGAPDTASTTVDLLLPSYNVVNLSAGIDFDSGLSLIAYVNNVTDENALLSFDRERGGRARLAYRTNTPRTFGLTVRQSW, encoded by the coding sequence ATGGTGGCCGCCCCGGTCGCGGCGCAGGAAGTCGAAGAGACCGATGGCGACAGCCAGGTCATCATCGTGACCGCCACCAAGCGCGACCAGGCGATCCAGGACGTTCCCTTCTCGATTAACGCGCAGACGCAGGAAGACATCCAGAAGTCGGGCGCCAACACGCTCGAGGATTTGAGCCGCAACGTCGCGGGTCTCTCGGTCCAGAACTTGGGGCCGGGCCAGAGCCAGGTCTCGGTGCGCGGCGTCTCCGCAGGCCAAGTCGTGCGCGACCAGCCGGGCGTTAAGGAACAGGTCGGCGTCTATCTCGACGAGTCGGTGATCTCGCTCTCGCTCTTCACCCCCGATCTCGATCTCTTCGATCTCAACCGCGTCGAAACTTTGCGCGGCCCGCAGGGCACGCTGTTCGGTTCGGGCAGCGTTGGCGGCACCATCCGCTACATCACCAACCAGCCGGTTATCGGCGTCACGGAAGGACAGGTCGAAGGCAACGTCAACCTCGTCGATGGCGACGATCTGGGCTGGCATCTCAAGGGTGCGGTCAACGTGCCGGTGGGCGACAAGGTCGCGATGCGCGCGGTCGGTTACTACACCCAGTATGGCGGCTTCATCAACGCGATCGGCCCGGCCGGCGGCGAGGATGTCAACGACGGTGAACGCTACGGTGGCCGCCTTGCCTTCCGCGTCGATACGGGCGAGGGCTTCAGCATCACGCCGCGCCTGATCTACCAGAAGGTCAGCGCCAACGGTTTCAACCGGCAGGAGATCTTCAACCTCTACGCCAACCCCTTCACCACGCCCGCCACGGTCTATGACGAGCGCGAGCAGTATCTGAAACTGCGCGAGGCGTTCGAGGACGAGACCCTGATTCTCGATCTCGTGGCGGAGGCCGACCTTGGTCCGGTCATCTTCACTTCGGTGAGTTCCTACACCGATCGCGCCATCCTCGTTAGCCGCGACGCCAGCGCGCTGACCGGTTCGGTCTCGGTCGACCTCGGCTATCCCGACGAGGGCGGTATCGACCTGCCATCGAACCTGCGCGACACGACGGACGTTTCTGCCATCACGCAGGAGCTGCGGTTCTCGTCCGATACCGGTGGTCCGTTCCAGTGGGTTGTCGGCGGGTTCTACTCGCAGACCGACCGTTTCTATCGCCAGCGCCTTCCCACACCGGGCTATGCGGCGGTAACCGATGCGACGCTCGGGGCCGGCACCTCGGCGGCGGTGGCCAACGGGTTCGACAATCTCGATTCGCCTTACAACGCGGACCTGCCTTACGATCTCGCGCAGATCGCCATCTTCGGCGAGGGTACCTACGCGTTGACCGAGGCGTTCGATGTCACCATCGGCGCGCGCTGGTACGATTACGAGGAAGAACGCGAGTTCAACTCGGGCGGCCTGTTCGCCAATGGCGACAACGCTTTCGACCGCACCGAAAGCGACGGGGTGAGCCCGCGCATCCTGCTGAGCTATGACCTTTCCGACATGGTCACGCTCAACGCGCAGGCGTCGAAGGGCTTCCGCCTCGGCGGCGTGAACGATCCGCTCAACGTGACGCTCTGCTCGCCGGCCGACGAAGCGCTGTTCGGCAACTTCCAGTCCTACGAGGATGAAACCCTGTGGAACTACGAAGTCGGCGCCAAGGCGACCGGCAACGGCTTCTTCGCCAATGTCGCCGGTTTCTATAACGACATCAGCGATCTGCAAGTGACGCTGGATGCCGGAAGCTGCTCGTCGCGCGTGGTCTTCAACGTGCCCGAAGCGCATACGATGGGGATCGAGGCCGAGGTCGGGTTCGAGCCCGTTCCGGGCTTCGACCTGATGCTGTCGGGTAGCTGGATCGAGGCCGAGTTCGACAGTACGATCAGCGACGATGCGGCGCTCGTCACCGCAACCGGCATCCGCGAAGGCAACCGCCTGCCGTCCGTGCCTGAACTGCAGTTCACCGCATCGGGCAGCTACGAGTGGCAGCTGGGCGCAGGCTCGGACGCCTACATCGCGGCTTCGTGGAGCCATGTCGGCAACCGCTACACCCAGCCGGCCGACCAGGAAAACAACCCGCGCACCTTCGTGCATGGGCTGGCTTATCGCGGCGCTCCCGATACCGCTTCGACCACGGTCGACCTGCTTCTGCCGAGCTACAACGTCGTCAATCTGAGTGCCGGGATCGACTTCGACTCGGGCCTCTCGCTGATCGCCTATGTGAACAACGTAACCGACGAGAACGCGCTACTCAGCTTCGACCGCGAACGTGGCGGCCGCGCCCGCCTCGCCTACCGCACCAACACGCCGCGTACCTTCGGCCTGACGGTGCGCCAGAGCTGGTAA
- a CDS encoding ammonium transporter — MTMRNLMRAAAAAGTALFTATAAYAQEAAPEAVEAAAAVPNPGNNAWMMTATVLVMLMILPGLALFYGGLTRSKNMLSTMTQIGATAALAMIIWVIWGYSLAFGDTTYEGTLGLFISGGSLFLAGTDASSTAATFTDEVISKYVFISFQMTFAAITAALILGATAERMKFSAVMAFVPIWLTIVYFPIAHMVWAGGGLLFEDGALDFAGGTVVHINAGVSGLVLAYLLGKRRGWPQEPMMPHSMTLTMVGTGLLWVGWFGFNAGSALEADGSAGLAMINTFVATAAGALAWMVIEKLAGHKGSALGFCSGVIAGLVAVTPAAGNSGPFGAILLGILSAAVCYFFVAKVKAKFGYDDSLDAFGIHGVGGIVGAIGTAVVYQPWIGGPGDGSTALGTQLGIQVFSVVVTILWAAIGTLIAGFIVKALVGLRVSEEAEVDGLDISEHGERAYN; from the coding sequence ATGACCATGCGTAATCTCATGCGCGCCGCCGCCGCTGCGGGCACCGCGCTCTTTACCGCTACTGCCGCCTATGCGCAGGAAGCCGCACCGGAGGCCGTGGAAGCCGCGGCCGCCGTGCCCAACCCCGGCAACAACGCCTGGATGATGACCGCTACGGTCCTCGTCATGCTGATGATCCTGCCGGGCCTGGCGCTGTTCTACGGCGGCCTGACCCGTTCCAAGAACATGCTCTCCACCATGACTCAGATCGGCGCGACTGCAGCGCTGGCCATGATTATTTGGGTTATCTGGGGCTACAGCCTGGCTTTCGGCGACACGACCTACGAAGGCACGCTCGGCCTCTTCATCAGCGGGGGCAGCCTGTTTCTTGCCGGCACCGATGCGAGCAGCACGGCAGCCACCTTCACCGATGAAGTCATCAGCAAATATGTCTTCATCAGCTTCCAGATGACCTTCGCCGCGATCACGGCCGCCCTCATCCTCGGCGCGACCGCCGAGCGCATGAAGTTCAGCGCGGTCATGGCCTTCGTGCCGATCTGGCTGACCATCGTCTATTTCCCGATCGCGCACATGGTATGGGCGGGCGGCGGCCTGCTGTTCGAAGACGGCGCGCTCGACTTTGCGGGCGGCACGGTGGTGCACATCAACGCCGGTGTTTCGGGCCTTGTCCTCGCCTACCTCCTCGGCAAGCGTCGCGGCTGGCCGCAGGAGCCGATGATGCCGCACTCGATGACGCTGACCATGGTTGGCACCGGCCTCCTTTGGGTGGGCTGGTTCGGCTTCAACGCCGGCTCGGCACTCGAGGCGGACGGTTCGGCAGGTCTCGCCATGATCAACACCTTCGTCGCCACGGCAGCCGGTGCTCTGGCTTGGATGGTGATCGAGAAGCTGGCCGGCCACAAGGGCTCGGCGCTCGGCTTCTGTTCGGGCGTGATTGCCGGCCTCGTTGCCGTCACTCCGGCGGCAGGCAACTCGGGCCCCTTCGGCGCCATCCTGCTCGGCATCCTCTCGGCAGCGGTGTGCTACTTCTTCGTCGCCAAGGTAAAAGCCAAATTCGGCTATGACGACAGCCTTGACGCCTTCGGCATCCACGGCGTGGGCGGCATCGTCGGTGCCATCGGCACGGCGGTGGTCTACCAGCCGTGGATCGGTGGTCCAGGCGACGGTTCGACCGCGCTCGGCACGCAGCTCGGCATCCAGGTCTTCTCGGTCGTCGTCACGATTCTCTGGGCCGCTATCGGCACGCTGATCGCCGGTTTCATCGTCAAGGCACTGGTTGGCCTCAGGGTCAGCGAAGAGGCCGAAGTCGACGGGCTCGACATCTCCGAACACGGAGAGCGCGCCTACAACTAG
- a CDS encoding P-II family nitrogen regulator, with translation MKFIIAVIKPFKLDEVREALGGIGVAGMTVSEVKGFGRQKGQTEIYRGAEYSTNMLPKVKLEIAVGDDLAGQVVETIQQTASTEAIGDGKIFVFDLASATRIRTGETGDTAL, from the coding sequence GTGAAGTTCATCATCGCCGTCATCAAGCCATTCAAGCTCGACGAGGTCCGCGAGGCCCTGGGCGGGATTGGAGTGGCCGGAATGACCGTTTCCGAAGTCAAGGGCTTCGGCCGCCAGAAGGGCCAGACCGAGATTTACCGCGGGGCCGAATATTCGACCAATATGCTGCCCAAGGTGAAGCTCGAAATCGCCGTCGGCGACGATCTGGCCGGCCAGGTGGTCGAAACGATCCAGCAAACCGCCAGCACCGAGGCGATCGGCGACGGGAAGATTTTCGTTTTCGACCTCGCCAGCGCCACCCGCATCCGCACCGGCGAAACCGGCGACACCGCGCTGTGA
- a CDS encoding endonuclease/exonuclease/phosphatase family protein, producing MRLTFASYNIHKAVGLDRKRDPERILSVLHEIDADVIALQEADRRIGARESCLPRSEIDDSHWRLVEVAKRPRSIGWHGNALLVRRHFEVHEGEALDLPTLEPRGAACGEITVEGHRLRIIGTHLDLSGLRRRDQIRSLVGFVEKCSRNLPTVIMGDFNQWGRATGAMREFSDRWMVVTPGKSYPARQPVATLDRIVASKHWGCVEAEVHHTGLSAVASDHLPVVATLDLIKK from the coding sequence GTGCGCCTGACCTTCGCCAGCTACAACATCCACAAGGCCGTCGGGCTCGACCGCAAGCGCGATCCCGAACGGATACTGTCGGTGCTGCACGAGATCGATGCCGATGTGATCGCGCTTCAAGAGGCCGACCGCCGGATCGGCGCGCGCGAGAGCTGTCTTCCGCGGTCGGAGATAGACGATAGCCACTGGCGGCTGGTCGAAGTGGCCAAGCGGCCGCGCAGCATCGGTTGGCACGGCAACGCGCTGCTGGTCCGGCGACACTTCGAGGTTCACGAGGGCGAGGCTCTCGACCTTCCCACGCTGGAGCCACGCGGCGCAGCCTGCGGGGAGATTACGGTGGAAGGCCACCGCCTGCGCATCATCGGCACCCATCTCGACCTTTCGGGCCTCAGGCGGCGGGATCAGATCCGTTCGCTGGTCGGCTTCGTCGAGAAATGTTCGCGCAACCTGCCCACGGTCATCATGGGCGATTTCAACCAGTGGGGCCGGGCGACGGGCGCGATGCGCGAGTTTTCCGACCGCTGGATGGTGGTGACTCCGGGAAAGAGCTACCCTGCGCGCCAGCCGGTTGCCACGCTCGACCGGATCGTGGCGAGCAAGCACTGGGGCTGTGTCGAGGCCGAGGTCCACCACACCGGCCTGTCCGCCGTGGCGTCCGACCACCTGCCGGTTGTCGCCACGCTCGATTTGATTAAAAAATAA